The sequence below is a genomic window from Betaproteobacteria bacterium.
AACCCGGCTTGCCAGGGGCGAGCCTGGGAACTTACAACGTGCTGTGGCAAATCGACCACTGCCGGCGGCTGCGCCTGCCGTACCTGTACCTCGGTTACTGGATCGATCACAGCCGCAAGATGAGTTACAAGGTCAACTTCCGGCCCATCGAGGGCCTGATGGGCGGGCGCTGGCAACCCGTTGCGCCAAGCGCCCCCGATGCTTGAGGAGCGCGTCAGCTTCGAGCGGCTGGAAGGCGTTGCGCTCATCGGGTTGAACCGCCCGGCCAAGCGCAATGCCTTCGACATCGCCATGTACGCGCAACTGGCCAGCGCCTTGGGCGAGCTCGATCGCGATGAGACGCTGCGCTGTGGCGTTCTATTCGGTCACGGCGAGCATTTCACCGGAGGTCTGGAACTCCCGGAGTGGATGCCGTTCCTGCGCGATGGCCGCATGCCGCCGCTACCCGAGGGAGGTGTGGATCCACTTCGCCGCTGCGACCAACCCGATTTATCGAAACCTCTGGTCATGGCCGTGCAAGGTTGGTGTCTCACCATAGGCATGGAGTTGATGCTGGCGGCCGATATACGCGTCGCCGCCGAGGACACCCGCTTCGCGCAAATCGAAGTCAAGCGCGGCATCTATCCCGTCGGGGGCGCCACGGTGCGTCTCGTGCGGGAATTGGGATGGGGCAACGCCATGCGCTACCTACTCACCGGCGACGAACTCAATGCGCAAGAGGCCCACAGGCTTGGTCTAGTGCAGGAGGTCACACCCAAGGGACAATCCCTCGGCCGTGCCCTGGCGCTGGCGCAATGCATCGCCGGGCAATCCCCGCTTGGCGTGAAGGCCACGCTCGTTTCCGCCCGCAAGGCGCAAATCGAGGGAGAAGCCGCCGCTACCGCGGCCTTGATGCCGGAGATGGCCCGCCTGATGGCCAGCGATGACGCCACCGAGGGCTTGCGCGCATTCTTGGAGCGGCGTCCCGCGAAATTCTCCGGGCGTTGATGCTCTACGGATTTGTACGCCCGCTGTTGTTCTCGCTGGAGGCGGAAACCGCTCACCGCTTCACGCTCAATGCGCTAGATGCCGTCTATAGCGCGGGCCTTTCGCGCCTCGCCGCCCCTTGCGTGCCGCCTTATCCGGTACAGGTCATGGGCCTGAGCTTTCCGAACCCCGTGGGCCTGGCGGCGGGATTGGACAAGAACGGCGAGCACATCGATTCCCTCTCCGCCTTGGGTTTTGGCTTTATCGAAGTGGGCACCGTCACGCCACGCCCCCAGCCCGGTAATCCGCGCCCGCGGAT
It includes:
- a CDS encoding crotonase/enoyl-CoA hydratase family protein, giving the protein MLEERVSFERLEGVALIGLNRPAKRNAFDIAMYAQLASALGELDRDETLRCGVLFGHGEHFTGGLELPEWMPFLRDGRMPPLPEGGVDPLRRCDQPDLSKPLVMAVQGWCLTIGMELMLAADIRVAAEDTRFAQIEVKRGIYPVGGATVRLVRELGWGNAMRYLLTGDELNAQEAHRLGLVQEVTPKGQSLGRALALAQCIAGQSPLGVKATLVSARKAQIEGEAAATAALMPEMARLMASDDATEGLRAFLERRPAKFSGR